DNA sequence from the Mangifera indica cultivar Alphonso chromosome 18, CATAS_Mindica_2.1, whole genome shotgun sequence genome:
ATCTCCATATCAGAACAAATAGAGAATTATGCAGCAGGATCATCTTATCCAGCGCGATCATCATACACTTACCATGCTCTTAACATAAGAAAACCAagcaacaaaattaaacatGAGTATATGTACCTGCATCTTTAGTTGTGTGATATCATCATTCAGGCAAGTAAATGTATCTTTAGATATGTTCTGTAGAAACACAACATTTACATATGAGTTCACAAAATACAAGGggaatgaggaaaaaaaaatgactgTAACTGCAAATAATAAAGATCCAAAAGTGCAATCAACAAAGTAGACTCCAATAAACACAAACCCGCTCCCTCAATAATTCAACTCAAGTTAGCCTAAATCTCAAATTAGCAAAGATCTGTATGTAAATCCAGTTCAACCATTTTCCCTATAGAGTTCCATTTTGCCTTATTCCTTCTTTCAGATATTCCAAAAGTTGCATAAACGCGAAAGAGTTCATAACAGTCTCCTAGCTGAACAAATTCCCATTCAAACAACAAAATGAtcacattaaaaaaatgattgacTGATTTATAATTCTTGATAAAACTGTTATACTGATTAGAATTTATCAACACTGTGATGATATGAATAACATCTATATCTGAGCCCATCATTTAGCAAACAATTTGCAGAAAGAAAAATGGGGAAAAGCAATAATAATACAACAAAACAACAGAAAAGTTACTACCTTCATTTGGATCCAAGAATCTTTGTCTCTCTGCAGAAGTTCTACTTTTTCCTTCAAGCTTTCCTGTggaaatattttaaatctattttcACGCATGAAAATTTTGGAGAACAAAGTATACATGCATAGAACAGTAGACaccaaaaagtaaaaaaagcAATATCCTTGATCCTCATTAAGGTAAGCAGAGTAAGCTCTTCTCTATGGGTCTTCTTTAAAGTCAAAGTAAGAGACTTTACCCCCTTCAAATTCAAGGCAGCATTTTCATCCAGTAATTCTCTAATTCTTCCTTTCAGGTCAGCCTGCATGTACGGCAGTAGCAGTTTAACAATTCAAAGTTGGCAATGACAATCAAGAGCTCAactattgtataatataaatgcTAATATTATCTTTTCAACTAGATGTTCTTAAACAATAacaatctaaatttttttaaaagaaaaaaaatctacaatGCAACACATCAGCCAGCACAGAATACCTCTTTTTGAAGCCAGATACTTTTTTCGTTTTGTAAGTTTAAAATACTCATCTCTAGAACACCCTGTAAAGCATGTAGTTAGACAGCCAAGTCTGATGTGGTAGATACACGAGAAATATAAACCACATGTACAACAGAATGCATGATAAACAATGAACTAATTAAAGGTCCTCAAAGTGCTCTTTTCAGTTctgaaaattacatttaactttACCTCTTTTTGCATGTGtaaattcttttcattttgtaaTTCTTTGATTGTCTGCTCTAAAGCAGCCTGAAAGAACAAAGTGAAGAATTATagcttcatcaaaacaaaaacaagaaaattgatGGAACAATATAATCTCTCTCCCAATcaaagtaaaagaattttttaacctcttcaTGAATGTGCAGATCATTTTCactttgtaattttttcatcttttcttctaaGGTGGTCTGTAAAGGAACAATGAGTAACTCAGTGCTTCACAATGAATATTGGAACAAAACATAGTAGATAGACAAAATAAGGAGAcaaagtaactttttaaataagttCCACAACCAGGAATAGACATATATTACCACTCTTTCCAGGTACGAATCACTTTCACAGCGTAATTGTTTGATTGTCTCTTGTAATGTAGCCTGTCAAAACAGAGTATCTATGTGCTtcacaataaaaaaacaaatcaaggAAAAATTCACACAGAGACTCGACTTCAAACATCCCATGATTTTAATAGATTGCAAAATGAAAGGCTAACTATTACCACAAATAGAATAACTTCTTGCTTATTTCAGCAGTTGGGTTTGTTTAAATTACCTCTTTCTGAACACAAGAGTCTTTCTCATTTCGCAATTGTTTGATTATCTCTTCCAACATAACCTGCAAAAACATCAATATTCACTTCTGAGGTTCACAGAAtgaccccaaaaaaaaaaaaaaaactaagttcACAAATCTCCTGCCACCTTTTGTTGCACTataacaaatttttcaaaaaagtagTACCAAGTTTAGCAATCACTCATGGAGAACACCAAAACGAACAAGGTAGTAGAGCACATAGGAAACGCTAAAAATTCCAATAATGATATAGTTCTTACAAAAATTGAACCATATAATCTATTTCAATCTCCTTTGATACTAATCAATACTTACAACACCAAAACGAACAAGGTAGTAGAGCACATAGGAAACGCTAAAAATTCCAATAATGATAGAGTTCTTACAAAAATTGAACCATATAATCTATTTCAATCTCCTTTGATACTAATCAATACTTACATTACAACCTGAACAGGCCACGCAAAGCAGATAACACAAAACATATCATGTAGGCtcattaacataatttaaataattggtCTAACCCAAACTGATTAAAGCCAAACTTACGCCTTCTGCACCATTGGAATTGTGTTGGTATTTACTCAGATCCACACCACTATTTTCAATCCTGGTCGTCTCCAAGTCTTCGTTATGATTATCATCCCCATTGAACATGCGATACTCATCAGCACCACCCGCCGCAATGTCCTCCTCGTGTTTCGTCTCTttgttcttattcttcttcttcttgtttctcttcttcttcttctcgtCCTCCATTTTGTTCCGCTCAAATCACGATCTCCAATCTGTAAATCCAAACACTATTCGTTTAACCAATTCATTTCAGACATCCACATTTAACTCGATCTAAATCAGCAAAAAAccgaaaccctaaccctagaAATTCGTCAAAAAAATGAATCACATAAAATTACGATGGGCAAGAGCACGGATTGATGGATTACAAATCCAGTCAGATTGCGCTTTGAAAATTTGCCGTTGTGGTTCGTAATTTTGGCCCGATGAAGGCGCGAGCGACTAGGACCTTTCGTCTCGTGGCCGGCTAGCTGACTTTGCAAGATTTGATTGGCTCAGAGGCCAAGGCACATGGACATCACGTGCCAccattttcaaaagaaaaagtaaaaatttattgaccttttatgtttaaatttttaaataacaaaaaattcttataaaaatattttaaaaatcaaattacatttttctactcaaagtttagtttgaaaatactatttcaCCACTcgttgatataaataataatattttatccaaAATCAAATTACTAACATAATATTAGAAAGtgatactattattttattcttaataatttatttttattcttaataatcccaaattaacaaaaattaaataagagtGCTAGTGACATATAACCCTATGTTTAGAGGGCAAACTatacttttgaaaatattagaggtattaataaaactataagggtgttttggaaatttgaaaaaagttgaagagtattttgaaaatttcaaaggtTTAATATGtctataaatagttttaaaatgttgttATACTCCTaaagaattaaacaaaacacaatatATTAAaggtataaatgttatattacaaactatttaggtcataataatattttaaaaatatataacgtGAATATAAATTTCCAAAATAAGAAAGGGGAAAATATGCATTTGCCTCtgtgaagttttaaaaattggctCTACATCctcaaaatattgttcacaattATTGTAATAATGTAAACATGTGTTAGGGTTTTCAAAAACTTTTTAGGATTGAtttgtaagttttcaaacttttttaagagttaaatagACATTTGAATAtgatatgtaaaatatttttttttgaaaatttatgtatCATGAAATTCTTTTGCCCTTacattgtgattttttttaacattttaattttgtgtgagaaagtattatttataccatatagtggtggaaaaatgtttttagattAGACCTTAGGTAGGAAAATATAACTTATTCTTTTACAATATAGGTAGACATCACAAATGGGTAGGTTGGATCGAGGCATGTATGGGTTTAAAAGGGGTGCAAGTATGAGTCGATGAATGAaaactatgcatatatattttgaatatataaacaaGTACACATTTATTGAAATACCCAAATTCTTGTTGAAGGgttttaaatgaataaaatataagttaaaaatatttttgataatgtaGTAGTTAA
Encoded proteins:
- the LOC123201905 gene encoding putative leucine-rich repeat-containing protein DDB_G0290503 isoform X1, with amino-acid sequence MEDEKKKKRNKKKKNKNKETKHEEDIAAGGADEYRMFNGDDNHNEDLETTRIENSGVDLSKYQHNSNGAEGVMLEEIIKQLRNEKDSCVQKEATLQETIKQLRCESDSYLERVTTLEEKMKKLQSENDLHIHEEAALEQTIKELQNEKNLHMQKEGVLEMSILNLQNEKSIWLQKEADLKGRIRELLDENAALNLKGESLKEKVELLQRDKDSWIQMKNISKDTFTCLNDDITQLKMQVVALEESRNSLIKENQQLNEYVSSLQLQLQNRENTVSSARTPNAINKQTSEEDFNTQIDAACRLVDKLISENVELVEKVNELSVKLDRQTQQVGLSSGIESDSSELKSESSVHVPMLSHKQESPEIVEVKDERNIIHNVHTQRPAFVPNPSESDDSAEIVQIPLNDNEVRDLESQADEMYENAVVPLSDAPLVGAPFRLISFVAKYVSGADLVNNSSNMVS
- the LOC123201905 gene encoding putative leucine-rich repeat-containing protein DDB_G0290503 isoform X2 — its product is MEDEKKKKRNKKKKNKNKETKHEEDIAAGGADEYRMFNGDDNHNEDLETTRIENSGVDLSKYQHNSNGAEGVMLEEIIKQLRNEKDSCVQKEATLQETIKQLRCESDSYLERVTTLEEKMKKLQSENDLHIHEEAALEQTIKELQNEKNLHMQKEGVLEMSILNLQNEKSIWLQKEADLKGRIRELLDENAALNLKGESLKEKVELLQRDKDSWIQMKNISKDTFTCLNDDITQLKMQVVALEESRNSLIKENQQLNEYVSSLQLQLQNRENTVSSARTPNAINKTSEEDFNTQIDAACRLVDKLISENVELVEKVNELSVKLDRQTQQVGLSSGIESDSSELKSESSVHVPMLSHKQESPEIVEVKDERNIIHNVHTQRPAFVPNPSESDDSAEIVQIPLNDNEVRDLESQADEMYENAVVPLSDAPLVGAPFRLISFVAKYVSGADLVNNSSNMVS